One stretch of Cygnus olor isolate bCygOlo1 chromosome 1, bCygOlo1.pri.v2, whole genome shotgun sequence DNA includes these proteins:
- the GCC1 gene encoding GRIP and coiled-coil domain-containing protein 1 isoform X1 encodes MRAEPPFPPRRPARLQQRVRSVKPGPAVQPRACAIARGVMEKFGMNFGGGPSKKDLLETIESQKKQLLNYQARLKDVVIAYKSLINEKEALEASLKVLSASHEADIGLSSAQPASVASSSSSFADSADDKSSVHSEDSVGTATSADTAASLASTKGEQGTEDEKPAAAAPSLKSEETNGSESGVSTSSGDVPPAAAEADKRVLQLKTQLATLTSALSTVTQEKSRMEASYQADKKKMKQDLDDAIKKAEDETDRLETELRSVQEQLAETKARLITQQHDRAQEQSDHAVMLRELQKLLQSERALRQDAELKLEETREALAGRVSVADRAEGYELQIRQLSQEVEDLKRELQAVQEERKKPDPRVQDLQEEMASLKNHFQSQLLQEMRKTAQAEEQLRQHAQMEEQRVADLEGRVSEVSGLLGTYEKAKQKDQLVIQKLKDRIVQLDQENKTLAVAASSRSPLDVSVEEANLDVNVLKDKMEKLKKLLQAAAKKSQPALDIEKLCELEPPKGTEAADGEKATALYYQQELKQLKEEFERYKMRAQVVLKNKSLKDVNLAKELEEAQEQLADLKEKYVVLQLSAEETEKQHQLDMEAKKQELSHLQQLHKQELERCQLDYRERALKLEEEMHKQRDRALAVLAEKDQELEQLRSITLPYAGLQGSKTYGASGADVASDDTPANDASESLPQALHLSANSEPTFFLYAEQLARKEVEIVALRKQKHKLEMEVHRLQEKVLVEEEKHREEVSALQDEIQKNFRDKSREGANLEYLKNIVYRFLTLPDSLGRQQTLTAILTILHFSPEEKQTISKQSAYSSWWPSGKR; translated from the exons ATGCGCGCTGAACCCCCCTTTCCGCCGCGCCGTCCCGCACGGCTCCAGCAGCGCGTGCGCAGCGTGAAGCCCGGCCCGGCCGTCCAACCCCGCGCATGCGCG atcGCACGAGGAGTCATGGAGAAGTTTGGCATGAACTTCGGAGGCGGCCCAAGTAAAAAAGATCTTCTGGAGACCATCGAGTCACAGAAGAAGCAGCTCCTTAATTACCAGGCGCGGCTGAAGGATGTCGTGATAGCCTACAAGAGCCTGATCAATGAGAAGGAAGCCTTGGAAGCCAGCTTAAAAGTATTGTCCGCGTCTCACGAGGCAGATATTGGCTTGAGCAGCGCTCAGCCCGCGTCCGTGGCTAGCTCCAGCTCTTCCTTTGCCGATTCTGCCGATGACAAGAGCTCGGTTCACAGCGAAGACAGCGTGGGGACGGCTACCAGCGCAGACACAGCCGCCAGTTTGGCCAGCACCAAGGGTGAGCAAGGGACTGAGGATGAGAAGCCCGCAGCGGCAGCCCCCTCTCTTAAATCAGAGGAGACAAACGGTTCGGAGAGCGGCGTCAGCACGAGCAGCGGGGATgttccccctgctgctgccgagGCTGACAAAAGAGTGCTCCAGCTGAAGACCCAGCTGGCCACCCTGACCAGCGCGCTGTCAACAGTGACGCAGGAGAAGTCCCGCATGGAAGCCTCGTACCAGGCGGACAAGAAGAAGATGAAGCAGGACCTGGATGATGCCATTAAGAAGGCAGAGGACGAGACCGACAGGCTGGAGACGGAGCTGAGGTCCGTCCAGGAGCAGCTCGCCGAGACCAAAGCCCGTCTGATCACGCAGCAGCACGACCGGGCCCAGGAGCAGAGCGACCACGCCGTCATGCTGCgggagctgcagaagctgctgcagagcgAGCGGGCTCTGCGCCAGGACGCGGAGCTGAAGCTGGAGGAGACGAGGGAGGCGCTGGCCGGGAGGGTGAGCGTGGCCGACCGAGCGGAGGGGTACGAGCTGCAGATCAGGCAGCTGAGCCAGGAGGTGGAAGACCTGAAGAGAGAGCTGCAGGCCGttcaggaagagaggaagaagccAGACCCCCGGGTCCAGGATCTGCAGGAGGAGATGGCCAGCCTGAAGAACCACTTCCAGtcgcagctgctgcaggagatgcGGAAG ACCGCGCAGGCCGAGGAGCAGCTCCGGCAGCACGCCCAGATGGAGGAGCAGCGAGTGGCCGACCTGGAGGGCCGGGTCTCCGAGGTGTCGGGGCTGCTCGGCACGTACGAGAAAGCCAAGCAGAAGGACCAGCTGGTCATTCAGAAGCTGAAGGACCGCATCGTGCAGTTGGACCAGGAGAACAAAACCCTGGCCGTCGCCGCTTCCAGCCGCTCCCCGCTGGACGTCAGCGTAGAGGAAGCCAACCTGGATGTGAACGTTCTCAAGGACAAGatggagaagctgaagaagcTCCTGCAGGCGGCGGCGAAGAAGAGCCAGCCCGCTCTGGACATCGAGAAGCTGTGCGAGCTGGAGCCGCCGAAGGGCACCGAGGCTGCGGATGGCGAGAAGGCCACTGCTCTGTACTaccagcaggagctgaagcagctgaaggaagagtTTGAAAGGTACAAGATGAGGGCACAGGTGGTTCTCAAGAACAAGTCCCTCAAAGACGTCAATCTGGCTAAAGAACTGGAGGAAGCTCAAGAACAGCTGGCGGACCTGAAGGAGAAGTACGTCGTGCTCCAGCTGTCCGCGGAGGAAACGGAGAAGCAGCACCAGCTGGACATGGAGGCCAAGAAGCAGGAGCTgtcccacctgcagcagcttcacaagcaggagctggagcgctGCCAGCTGGACTACAGGGAACGGGCGCtgaagctggaggaggagatgcaCAAGCAGCGGGACCGGGCGCTGGCGgtgctggcagaaaaggaccaaGAGTTGGAGCAGCTGAGATCCATCACCTTGCCTTACGCCGGGCTTCAGGGATCCAAAACCTACGGGGCGTCGGGCGCCGACGTTGCCAGCGATGACACACCAGCCAACGATGCCTCAGAGAGCCTCCCCCAGGCTCTTCACCTCTCTGCCAACAGCGAGCCCACCTTCTTCTTGTACGCGGAGCAGCTGGCTCGCAAGGAGGTGGAAATCGTAGCGCTGAGGAAGCAGAAGCACAAGCTGGAAATGGAAGTTCACCGGCTCCAGGAGAAAGTCCTGGTTGAGGAGGAGAAGCACCGGGAAGAGGTGTCGGCGCTTCAGGACGAAATCCAGAAGAACTTCAGAGATAAGAGCAGGGAGGGGGCCAACCTGGAATACCTCAAGAACATCGTCTACAGGTTTTTGACACTGCCGGATTCTCTCGGTCGCCAGCAGACTCTAACTGCCATACTGACTATTCTGCATTTCAGCCCAGAAGAGAAGCAAACTATCAGCAAACAGTCAGCTTACAGCAGCTGGTGGCCCTCTGGGAAGAGATGA
- the ARF5 gene encoding ADP-ribosylation factor 5 isoform X1, with protein MGLTVSAIFSRIFGKKQMRILMVGLDAAGKTTILYKLKLGEIVTTIPTIGFNVETVEYKNICFTVWDVGGQDKIRPLWRHYFQNTQGLIFVVDSNDRERVQESADELQKMLQEDELRDAVLLVFANKQDMPNAMAVSELTDKLGLQTLRSRTWYVQATCATQGTGLYDGLDWLSHELSKR; from the exons atgggCCTCACGGTGTCCGCCATCTTCTCCCGCATCTTCGGCAAGAAGCAGATGCGGATCCTGATGG TGGGGCTGGACGCTGCCGGCAAGACCACCATCCTCTACAAGCTGAAGCTGGGCGAGATCGTCACCACCATCCCCACCATCG GGTTCAACGTGGAGACGGTGGAGTACAAGAACATCTGCTTCACGGTCTGGGACGTGGGCGGGCAGGACAAGATCCGGCCCCTGTGGCGGCACTACTTCCAGAACACGCAG GGCCTCATCTTTGTGGTGGACAGCAACGACCGGGAGAGGGTGCAGGAGTCCGCCGATGAGCTGCAGAAGATG CTGCAGGAGGACGAGCTGCGGGACGCCGTGCTGCTGGTGTTCGCCAACAAGCAGGACATGCCCAACGCCATGGCGGTGAGCGAGCTGACCGACAAGCTGGGCCTGCAGACGCTGCGCAGCAGGACC TGGTACGTGCAGGCAACGTGTGCCACGCAGGGCACGGGCCTCTACGACGGGCTGGACTGGCTGTCGCACGAGCTCTCCAAGCGCTAG
- the ARF5 gene encoding ADP-ribosylation factor 5 isoform X2, giving the protein MGLTVSAIFSRIFGKKQMRILMVGLDAAGKTTILYKLKLGEIVTTIPTIGFNVETVEYKNICFTVWDVGGQDKIRPLWRHYFQNTQGLIFVVDSNDRERVQESADELQKMLQEDELRDAVLLVFANKQDMPNAMAVSELTDKLGLQTLRSRTWT; this is encoded by the exons atgggCCTCACGGTGTCCGCCATCTTCTCCCGCATCTTCGGCAAGAAGCAGATGCGGATCCTGATGG TGGGGCTGGACGCTGCCGGCAAGACCACCATCCTCTACAAGCTGAAGCTGGGCGAGATCGTCACCACCATCCCCACCATCG GGTTCAACGTGGAGACGGTGGAGTACAAGAACATCTGCTTCACGGTCTGGGACGTGGGCGGGCAGGACAAGATCCGGCCCCTGTGGCGGCACTACTTCCAGAACACGCAG GGCCTCATCTTTGTGGTGGACAGCAACGACCGGGAGAGGGTGCAGGAGTCCGCCGATGAGCTGCAGAAGATG CTGCAGGAGGACGAGCTGCGGGACGCCGTGCTGCTGGTGTTCGCCAACAAGCAGGACATGCCCAACGCCATGGCGGTGAGCGAGCTGACCGACAAGCTGGGCCTGCAGACGCTGCGCAGCAGGACC TG GACTTGA
- the GCC1 gene encoding GRIP and coiled-coil domain-containing protein 1 isoform X2, translated as MRGERRWLGGGRPARARWAAAPRPGGEIARGVMEKFGMNFGGGPSKKDLLETIESQKKQLLNYQARLKDVVIAYKSLINEKEALEASLKVLSASHEADIGLSSAQPASVASSSSSFADSADDKSSVHSEDSVGTATSADTAASLASTKGEQGTEDEKPAAAAPSLKSEETNGSESGVSTSSGDVPPAAAEADKRVLQLKTQLATLTSALSTVTQEKSRMEASYQADKKKMKQDLDDAIKKAEDETDRLETELRSVQEQLAETKARLITQQHDRAQEQSDHAVMLRELQKLLQSERALRQDAELKLEETREALAGRVSVADRAEGYELQIRQLSQEVEDLKRELQAVQEERKKPDPRVQDLQEEMASLKNHFQSQLLQEMRKTAQAEEQLRQHAQMEEQRVADLEGRVSEVSGLLGTYEKAKQKDQLVIQKLKDRIVQLDQENKTLAVAASSRSPLDVSVEEANLDVNVLKDKMEKLKKLLQAAAKKSQPALDIEKLCELEPPKGTEAADGEKATALYYQQELKQLKEEFERYKMRAQVVLKNKSLKDVNLAKELEEAQEQLADLKEKYVVLQLSAEETEKQHQLDMEAKKQELSHLQQLHKQELERCQLDYRERALKLEEEMHKQRDRALAVLAEKDQELEQLRSITLPYAGLQGSKTYGASGADVASDDTPANDASESLPQALHLSANSEPTFFLYAEQLARKEVEIVALRKQKHKLEMEVHRLQEKVLVEEEKHREEVSALQDEIQKNFRDKSREGANLEYLKNIVYRFLTLPDSLGRQQTLTAILTILHFSPEEKQTISKQSAYSSWWPSGKR; from the exons ATGCGCGGTGAGCGCCGGTGGTTGGGAGGGGGGCGTCCTGCGCGTGCGCGGTGGGCagcggccccgcggcccgggGGTGAG atcGCACGAGGAGTCATGGAGAAGTTTGGCATGAACTTCGGAGGCGGCCCAAGTAAAAAAGATCTTCTGGAGACCATCGAGTCACAGAAGAAGCAGCTCCTTAATTACCAGGCGCGGCTGAAGGATGTCGTGATAGCCTACAAGAGCCTGATCAATGAGAAGGAAGCCTTGGAAGCCAGCTTAAAAGTATTGTCCGCGTCTCACGAGGCAGATATTGGCTTGAGCAGCGCTCAGCCCGCGTCCGTGGCTAGCTCCAGCTCTTCCTTTGCCGATTCTGCCGATGACAAGAGCTCGGTTCACAGCGAAGACAGCGTGGGGACGGCTACCAGCGCAGACACAGCCGCCAGTTTGGCCAGCACCAAGGGTGAGCAAGGGACTGAGGATGAGAAGCCCGCAGCGGCAGCCCCCTCTCTTAAATCAGAGGAGACAAACGGTTCGGAGAGCGGCGTCAGCACGAGCAGCGGGGATgttccccctgctgctgccgagGCTGACAAAAGAGTGCTCCAGCTGAAGACCCAGCTGGCCACCCTGACCAGCGCGCTGTCAACAGTGACGCAGGAGAAGTCCCGCATGGAAGCCTCGTACCAGGCGGACAAGAAGAAGATGAAGCAGGACCTGGATGATGCCATTAAGAAGGCAGAGGACGAGACCGACAGGCTGGAGACGGAGCTGAGGTCCGTCCAGGAGCAGCTCGCCGAGACCAAAGCCCGTCTGATCACGCAGCAGCACGACCGGGCCCAGGAGCAGAGCGACCACGCCGTCATGCTGCgggagctgcagaagctgctgcagagcgAGCGGGCTCTGCGCCAGGACGCGGAGCTGAAGCTGGAGGAGACGAGGGAGGCGCTGGCCGGGAGGGTGAGCGTGGCCGACCGAGCGGAGGGGTACGAGCTGCAGATCAGGCAGCTGAGCCAGGAGGTGGAAGACCTGAAGAGAGAGCTGCAGGCCGttcaggaagagaggaagaagccAGACCCCCGGGTCCAGGATCTGCAGGAGGAGATGGCCAGCCTGAAGAACCACTTCCAGtcgcagctgctgcaggagatgcGGAAG ACCGCGCAGGCCGAGGAGCAGCTCCGGCAGCACGCCCAGATGGAGGAGCAGCGAGTGGCCGACCTGGAGGGCCGGGTCTCCGAGGTGTCGGGGCTGCTCGGCACGTACGAGAAAGCCAAGCAGAAGGACCAGCTGGTCATTCAGAAGCTGAAGGACCGCATCGTGCAGTTGGACCAGGAGAACAAAACCCTGGCCGTCGCCGCTTCCAGCCGCTCCCCGCTGGACGTCAGCGTAGAGGAAGCCAACCTGGATGTGAACGTTCTCAAGGACAAGatggagaagctgaagaagcTCCTGCAGGCGGCGGCGAAGAAGAGCCAGCCCGCTCTGGACATCGAGAAGCTGTGCGAGCTGGAGCCGCCGAAGGGCACCGAGGCTGCGGATGGCGAGAAGGCCACTGCTCTGTACTaccagcaggagctgaagcagctgaaggaagagtTTGAAAGGTACAAGATGAGGGCACAGGTGGTTCTCAAGAACAAGTCCCTCAAAGACGTCAATCTGGCTAAAGAACTGGAGGAAGCTCAAGAACAGCTGGCGGACCTGAAGGAGAAGTACGTCGTGCTCCAGCTGTCCGCGGAGGAAACGGAGAAGCAGCACCAGCTGGACATGGAGGCCAAGAAGCAGGAGCTgtcccacctgcagcagcttcacaagcaggagctggagcgctGCCAGCTGGACTACAGGGAACGGGCGCtgaagctggaggaggagatgcaCAAGCAGCGGGACCGGGCGCTGGCGgtgctggcagaaaaggaccaaGAGTTGGAGCAGCTGAGATCCATCACCTTGCCTTACGCCGGGCTTCAGGGATCCAAAACCTACGGGGCGTCGGGCGCCGACGTTGCCAGCGATGACACACCAGCCAACGATGCCTCAGAGAGCCTCCCCCAGGCTCTTCACCTCTCTGCCAACAGCGAGCCCACCTTCTTCTTGTACGCGGAGCAGCTGGCTCGCAAGGAGGTGGAAATCGTAGCGCTGAGGAAGCAGAAGCACAAGCTGGAAATGGAAGTTCACCGGCTCCAGGAGAAAGTCCTGGTTGAGGAGGAGAAGCACCGGGAAGAGGTGTCGGCGCTTCAGGACGAAATCCAGAAGAACTTCAGAGATAAGAGCAGGGAGGGGGCCAACCTGGAATACCTCAAGAACATCGTCTACAGGTTTTTGACACTGCCGGATTCTCTCGGTCGCCAGCAGACTCTAACTGCCATACTGACTATTCTGCATTTCAGCCCAGAAGAGAAGCAAACTATCAGCAAACAGTCAGCTTACAGCAGCTGGTGGCCCTCTGGGAAGAGATGA
- the GCC1 gene encoding GRIP and coiled-coil domain-containing protein 1 isoform X3, whose protein sequence is MEKFGMNFGGGPSKKDLLETIESQKKQLLNYQARLKDVVIAYKSLINEKEALEASLKVLSASHEADIGLSSAQPASVASSSSSFADSADDKSSVHSEDSVGTATSADTAASLASTKGEQGTEDEKPAAAAPSLKSEETNGSESGVSTSSGDVPPAAAEADKRVLQLKTQLATLTSALSTVTQEKSRMEASYQADKKKMKQDLDDAIKKAEDETDRLETELRSVQEQLAETKARLITQQHDRAQEQSDHAVMLRELQKLLQSERALRQDAELKLEETREALAGRVSVADRAEGYELQIRQLSQEVEDLKRELQAVQEERKKPDPRVQDLQEEMASLKNHFQSQLLQEMRKTAQAEEQLRQHAQMEEQRVADLEGRVSEVSGLLGTYEKAKQKDQLVIQKLKDRIVQLDQENKTLAVAASSRSPLDVSVEEANLDVNVLKDKMEKLKKLLQAAAKKSQPALDIEKLCELEPPKGTEAADGEKATALYYQQELKQLKEEFERYKMRAQVVLKNKSLKDVNLAKELEEAQEQLADLKEKYVVLQLSAEETEKQHQLDMEAKKQELSHLQQLHKQELERCQLDYRERALKLEEEMHKQRDRALAVLAEKDQELEQLRSITLPYAGLQGSKTYGASGADVASDDTPANDASESLPQALHLSANSEPTFFLYAEQLARKEVEIVALRKQKHKLEMEVHRLQEKVLVEEEKHREEVSALQDEIQKNFRDKSREGANLEYLKNIVYRFLTLPDSLGRQQTLTAILTILHFSPEEKQTISKQSAYSSWWPSGKR, encoded by the exons ATGGAGAAGTTTGGCATGAACTTCGGAGGCGGCCCAAGTAAAAAAGATCTTCTGGAGACCATCGAGTCACAGAAGAAGCAGCTCCTTAATTACCAGGCGCGGCTGAAGGATGTCGTGATAGCCTACAAGAGCCTGATCAATGAGAAGGAAGCCTTGGAAGCCAGCTTAAAAGTATTGTCCGCGTCTCACGAGGCAGATATTGGCTTGAGCAGCGCTCAGCCCGCGTCCGTGGCTAGCTCCAGCTCTTCCTTTGCCGATTCTGCCGATGACAAGAGCTCGGTTCACAGCGAAGACAGCGTGGGGACGGCTACCAGCGCAGACACAGCCGCCAGTTTGGCCAGCACCAAGGGTGAGCAAGGGACTGAGGATGAGAAGCCCGCAGCGGCAGCCCCCTCTCTTAAATCAGAGGAGACAAACGGTTCGGAGAGCGGCGTCAGCACGAGCAGCGGGGATgttccccctgctgctgccgagGCTGACAAAAGAGTGCTCCAGCTGAAGACCCAGCTGGCCACCCTGACCAGCGCGCTGTCAACAGTGACGCAGGAGAAGTCCCGCATGGAAGCCTCGTACCAGGCGGACAAGAAGAAGATGAAGCAGGACCTGGATGATGCCATTAAGAAGGCAGAGGACGAGACCGACAGGCTGGAGACGGAGCTGAGGTCCGTCCAGGAGCAGCTCGCCGAGACCAAAGCCCGTCTGATCACGCAGCAGCACGACCGGGCCCAGGAGCAGAGCGACCACGCCGTCATGCTGCgggagctgcagaagctgctgcagagcgAGCGGGCTCTGCGCCAGGACGCGGAGCTGAAGCTGGAGGAGACGAGGGAGGCGCTGGCCGGGAGGGTGAGCGTGGCCGACCGAGCGGAGGGGTACGAGCTGCAGATCAGGCAGCTGAGCCAGGAGGTGGAAGACCTGAAGAGAGAGCTGCAGGCCGttcaggaagagaggaagaagccAGACCCCCGGGTCCAGGATCTGCAGGAGGAGATGGCCAGCCTGAAGAACCACTTCCAGtcgcagctgctgcaggagatgcGGAAG ACCGCGCAGGCCGAGGAGCAGCTCCGGCAGCACGCCCAGATGGAGGAGCAGCGAGTGGCCGACCTGGAGGGCCGGGTCTCCGAGGTGTCGGGGCTGCTCGGCACGTACGAGAAAGCCAAGCAGAAGGACCAGCTGGTCATTCAGAAGCTGAAGGACCGCATCGTGCAGTTGGACCAGGAGAACAAAACCCTGGCCGTCGCCGCTTCCAGCCGCTCCCCGCTGGACGTCAGCGTAGAGGAAGCCAACCTGGATGTGAACGTTCTCAAGGACAAGatggagaagctgaagaagcTCCTGCAGGCGGCGGCGAAGAAGAGCCAGCCCGCTCTGGACATCGAGAAGCTGTGCGAGCTGGAGCCGCCGAAGGGCACCGAGGCTGCGGATGGCGAGAAGGCCACTGCTCTGTACTaccagcaggagctgaagcagctgaaggaagagtTTGAAAGGTACAAGATGAGGGCACAGGTGGTTCTCAAGAACAAGTCCCTCAAAGACGTCAATCTGGCTAAAGAACTGGAGGAAGCTCAAGAACAGCTGGCGGACCTGAAGGAGAAGTACGTCGTGCTCCAGCTGTCCGCGGAGGAAACGGAGAAGCAGCACCAGCTGGACATGGAGGCCAAGAAGCAGGAGCTgtcccacctgcagcagcttcacaagcaggagctggagcgctGCCAGCTGGACTACAGGGAACGGGCGCtgaagctggaggaggagatgcaCAAGCAGCGGGACCGGGCGCTGGCGgtgctggcagaaaaggaccaaGAGTTGGAGCAGCTGAGATCCATCACCTTGCCTTACGCCGGGCTTCAGGGATCCAAAACCTACGGGGCGTCGGGCGCCGACGTTGCCAGCGATGACACACCAGCCAACGATGCCTCAGAGAGCCTCCCCCAGGCTCTTCACCTCTCTGCCAACAGCGAGCCCACCTTCTTCTTGTACGCGGAGCAGCTGGCTCGCAAGGAGGTGGAAATCGTAGCGCTGAGGAAGCAGAAGCACAAGCTGGAAATGGAAGTTCACCGGCTCCAGGAGAAAGTCCTGGTTGAGGAGGAGAAGCACCGGGAAGAGGTGTCGGCGCTTCAGGACGAAATCCAGAAGAACTTCAGAGATAAGAGCAGGGAGGGGGCCAACCTGGAATACCTCAAGAACATCGTCTACAGGTTTTTGACACTGCCGGATTCTCTCGGTCGCCAGCAGACTCTAACTGCCATACTGACTATTCTGCATTTCAGCCCAGAAGAGAAGCAAACTATCAGCAAACAGTCAGCTTACAGCAGCTGGTGGCCCTCTGGGAAGAGATGA